The Oryzias latipes chromosome 1, ASM223467v1 genome contains a region encoding:
- the g3bp2 gene encoding ras GTPase-activating protein-binding protein 2 isoform X3 — protein sequence MVMEKPSPLLVGREFVRQYYTLLNKAPDFLHRFYGRNSSYVHGGLDPSGKLAEAVYGQAEIHKKVMSLQFSECHTKIRHVDAHATLSDGVVVQVLGELSNNGQPMRKFMQTFVLAPEGSVANKFYVHNDIFRYEDEVFGDSEAELDEESEEEVEEEPEERPPSPEPLQESPNSSTYYESHPVSNGVEEPMDEPSPEPEPESEPEPKAEEMKPEVDEKLLEEMEEKAPSPAPVESPQNTQEPPKPFSWALVTSKNLPPTGTVTSSGISPHVVKAPSSQQRVEAKSETQAAPLRPRDQRTRDRPTFTQRGPRPDGVASLESQTGKAHLSFVKGGRGESDSGDMDSRRIVRYPDSHQLFVGNLPHDIDENELKEFFKTYGNVVELRINTKGVGGKLPNFGFVVFDDSEPVQKILGAKPIMFRGEVRLNVEEKKTRAVRERETRGGDDRRDMRRNDRGPGGSRGIAGGSGMMRDRDGRGPPPRGGMAPKPGMGPGRSSSGQGESRFTPQRR from the exons ATGGTGATGGAGAAGCCAAGTCCCCTGCTTGTAGGGCGGGAGTTTGTGAGGCAGTACTATACACTTCTAAACAAGGCACCGGATTTTCTGCACAG GTTCTACGGGAGAAACTCTTCCTATGTTCATGGAGGACTTGATCCAAGTGGAAAGCTGGCAGAAGCAGTGTACGGTCAGGCT gaaatccacaaaaaagtcATGTCCCTGCAGTTCAGTGAATGCCACACAAAGATCCGGCATGTGGACGCTCATGCTACACTGAGTGATGGCGTGGTCGTGCAGGTCCTTGGGGAATTGTCAAATAACGGCCAACCTATGAGGAAATTTATGCAGACATTTGTGCTCGCTCCAGAG gggTCTGTCGCAAACAAGTTCTACGTCCACAACGACATCTTCCGCTATGAGGACGAGGTCTTTGGAGACTCTGAGGCTGAGCTTGATGAAG AATCAGAGGAGGAAGTtgaggaggagccagaggagAGGCCACCGTCTCCTGAGCCACTTCAGGAAAGTCCCAACAGCTCGACCTACTATGAGTCTCACCCTGTCAG TAATGGAGTAGAGGAGCCGATGGATGAGCCTtctccagaaccagaaccagagtcTGAACCCGAGCCAAAGGCAGAGGAGATGAAACCTGAGGTAGATGAGAAGCTGCTGGAGGAAATGGAGGAGAAGGCCCCTTCCCCAGCCCCTGTGGAGTCTCCACAAAACACCCAAGAGCCTCCCAAG CCTTTCTCCTGGGCTTTGGTGACGAGTAAAAACCTGCCTCCTACGGGCACAGTCACTTCCTCTGGAATATCACCCCATGTTGTTAAAGCTCCAAGCTCACAG CAGAGAGTTGAAGCCAAGTCTGAGACCCAAGCGGCACCTCTGCGCCCCAGAGACCAGCGCACGCGGGACAGACCTACCTTCACCCAGCGCGGTCCCAGACCTG ATGGTGTTGCATCTTTGGAGTCACAAACGGGGAAAGCACACTTGAGTTTTGTTAAAG gtggCAGAGGAGAATCGGACTCTGGTGACATGGACAGCCGGCGTATCGTTCGATACCCCGACAGCCACCAGCTTTTTGTGGGCAATCTTCCTCATGACATCGATGAAAACGAGCTCAAAGAGTTCTTCAAGA CTTATGGAAATGTGGTAGAGCTGCGGATCAACACAAAGGGAGTTGGCGGAAAGTTGCCAAACTTTGGATTTGTGGTGTTTGACGACTCGGAACCTGTGCAAAAAATTCTGGGGGCCAAG CCCATCATGTTTCGAGGTGAGGTGCGTCTGAACGTCGAGGAGAAGAAGACGAGGGCGGTGCGTGAGCGGGAGACCCGGGGCGGCGACGACAGACGAGACATGAGGCGCAACGATCGGGGTCCGGGGGGTTCGCGTGGCATCGCTGGAGGAAGCGGGATGATGCGCGATCGAGACGGACGGGGACCCCCACCTCGAGGCGGTATGGCGCCCAAGCCCGGCATGGGGCCCGGCAGAAGCTCCAGCGGCCAAGGAGAGAGCCGCTTCACGCCACAGCGCCGCTGA
- the g3bp2 gene encoding ras GTPase-activating protein-binding protein 2 isoform X5 yields MVMEKPSPLLVGREFVRQYYTLLNKAPDFLHRFYGRNSSYVHGGLDPSGKLAEAVYGQAEIHKKVMSLQFSECHTKIRHVDAHATLSDGVVVQVLGELSNNGQPMRKFMQTFVLAPEGSVANKFYVHNDIFRYEDEVFGDSEAELDEESEEEVEEEPEERPPSPEPLQESPNSSTYYESHPVSNGVEEPMDEPSPEPEPESEPEPKAEEMKPEVDEKLLEEMEEKAPSPAPVESPQNTQEPPKPFSWALVTSKNLPPTGTVTSSGISPHVVKAPSSQQRVEAKSETQAAPLRPRDQRTRDRPTFTQRGPRPGGRGESDSGDMDSRRIVRYPDSHQLFVGNLPHDIDENELKEFFKTYGNVVELRINTKGVGGKLPNFGFVVFDDSEPVQKILGAKPIMFRGEVRLNVEEKKTRAVRERETRGGDDRRDMRRNDRGPGGSRGIAGGSGMMRDRDGRGPPPRGGMAPKPGMGPGRSSSGQGESRFTPQRR; encoded by the exons ATGGTGATGGAGAAGCCAAGTCCCCTGCTTGTAGGGCGGGAGTTTGTGAGGCAGTACTATACACTTCTAAACAAGGCACCGGATTTTCTGCACAG GTTCTACGGGAGAAACTCTTCCTATGTTCATGGAGGACTTGATCCAAGTGGAAAGCTGGCAGAAGCAGTGTACGGTCAGGCT gaaatccacaaaaaagtcATGTCCCTGCAGTTCAGTGAATGCCACACAAAGATCCGGCATGTGGACGCTCATGCTACACTGAGTGATGGCGTGGTCGTGCAGGTCCTTGGGGAATTGTCAAATAACGGCCAACCTATGAGGAAATTTATGCAGACATTTGTGCTCGCTCCAGAG gggTCTGTCGCAAACAAGTTCTACGTCCACAACGACATCTTCCGCTATGAGGACGAGGTCTTTGGAGACTCTGAGGCTGAGCTTGATGAAG AATCAGAGGAGGAAGTtgaggaggagccagaggagAGGCCACCGTCTCCTGAGCCACTTCAGGAAAGTCCCAACAGCTCGACCTACTATGAGTCTCACCCTGTCAG TAATGGAGTAGAGGAGCCGATGGATGAGCCTtctccagaaccagaaccagagtcTGAACCCGAGCCAAAGGCAGAGGAGATGAAACCTGAGGTAGATGAGAAGCTGCTGGAGGAAATGGAGGAGAAGGCCCCTTCCCCAGCCCCTGTGGAGTCTCCACAAAACACCCAAGAGCCTCCCAAG CCTTTCTCCTGGGCTTTGGTGACGAGTAAAAACCTGCCTCCTACGGGCACAGTCACTTCCTCTGGAATATCACCCCATGTTGTTAAAGCTCCAAGCTCACAG CAGAGAGTTGAAGCCAAGTCTGAGACCCAAGCGGCACCTCTGCGCCCCAGAGACCAGCGCACGCGGGACAGACCTACCTTCACCCAGCGCGGTCCCAGACCTG gtggCAGAGGAGAATCGGACTCTGGTGACATGGACAGCCGGCGTATCGTTCGATACCCCGACAGCCACCAGCTTTTTGTGGGCAATCTTCCTCATGACATCGATGAAAACGAGCTCAAAGAGTTCTTCAAGA CTTATGGAAATGTGGTAGAGCTGCGGATCAACACAAAGGGAGTTGGCGGAAAGTTGCCAAACTTTGGATTTGTGGTGTTTGACGACTCGGAACCTGTGCAAAAAATTCTGGGGGCCAAG CCCATCATGTTTCGAGGTGAGGTGCGTCTGAACGTCGAGGAGAAGAAGACGAGGGCGGTGCGTGAGCGGGAGACCCGGGGCGGCGACGACAGACGAGACATGAGGCGCAACGATCGGGGTCCGGGGGGTTCGCGTGGCATCGCTGGAGGAAGCGGGATGATGCGCGATCGAGACGGACGGGGACCCCCACCTCGAGGCGGTATGGCGCCCAAGCCCGGCATGGGGCCCGGCAGAAGCTCCAGCGGCCAAGGAGAGAGCCGCTTCACGCCACAGCGCCGCTGA
- the g3bp2 gene encoding ras GTPase-activating protein-binding protein 2 isoform X7, which yields MVMEKPSPLLVGREFVRQYYTLLNKAPDFLHRFYGRNSSYVHGGLDPSGKLAEAVYGQAEIHKKVMSLQFSECHTKIRHVDAHATLSDGVVVQVLGELSNNGQPMRKFMQTFVLAPEGSVANKFYVHNDIFRYEDEVFGDSEAELDEESEEEVEEEPEERPPSPEPLQESPNSSTYYESHPVSNGVEEPMDEPSPEPEPESEPEPKAEEMKPEVDEKLLEEMEEKAPSPAPVESPQNTQEPPKQRVEAKSETQAAPLRPRDQRTRDRPTFTQRGPRPGGRGESDSGDMDSRRIVRYPDSHQLFVGNLPHDIDENELKEFFKTYGNVVELRINTKGVGGKLPNFGFVVFDDSEPVQKILGAKPIMFRGEVRLNVEEKKTRAVRERETRGGDDRRDMRRNDRGPGGSRGIAGGSGMMRDRDGRGPPPRGGMAPKPGMGPGRSSSGQGESRFTPQRR from the exons ATGGTGATGGAGAAGCCAAGTCCCCTGCTTGTAGGGCGGGAGTTTGTGAGGCAGTACTATACACTTCTAAACAAGGCACCGGATTTTCTGCACAG GTTCTACGGGAGAAACTCTTCCTATGTTCATGGAGGACTTGATCCAAGTGGAAAGCTGGCAGAAGCAGTGTACGGTCAGGCT gaaatccacaaaaaagtcATGTCCCTGCAGTTCAGTGAATGCCACACAAAGATCCGGCATGTGGACGCTCATGCTACACTGAGTGATGGCGTGGTCGTGCAGGTCCTTGGGGAATTGTCAAATAACGGCCAACCTATGAGGAAATTTATGCAGACATTTGTGCTCGCTCCAGAG gggTCTGTCGCAAACAAGTTCTACGTCCACAACGACATCTTCCGCTATGAGGACGAGGTCTTTGGAGACTCTGAGGCTGAGCTTGATGAAG AATCAGAGGAGGAAGTtgaggaggagccagaggagAGGCCACCGTCTCCTGAGCCACTTCAGGAAAGTCCCAACAGCTCGACCTACTATGAGTCTCACCCTGTCAG TAATGGAGTAGAGGAGCCGATGGATGAGCCTtctccagaaccagaaccagagtcTGAACCCGAGCCAAAGGCAGAGGAGATGAAACCTGAGGTAGATGAGAAGCTGCTGGAGGAAATGGAGGAGAAGGCCCCTTCCCCAGCCCCTGTGGAGTCTCCACAAAACACCCAAGAGCCTCCCAAG CAGAGAGTTGAAGCCAAGTCTGAGACCCAAGCGGCACCTCTGCGCCCCAGAGACCAGCGCACGCGGGACAGACCTACCTTCACCCAGCGCGGTCCCAGACCTG gtggCAGAGGAGAATCGGACTCTGGTGACATGGACAGCCGGCGTATCGTTCGATACCCCGACAGCCACCAGCTTTTTGTGGGCAATCTTCCTCATGACATCGATGAAAACGAGCTCAAAGAGTTCTTCAAGA CTTATGGAAATGTGGTAGAGCTGCGGATCAACACAAAGGGAGTTGGCGGAAAGTTGCCAAACTTTGGATTTGTGGTGTTTGACGACTCGGAACCTGTGCAAAAAATTCTGGGGGCCAAG CCCATCATGTTTCGAGGTGAGGTGCGTCTGAACGTCGAGGAGAAGAAGACGAGGGCGGTGCGTGAGCGGGAGACCCGGGGCGGCGACGACAGACGAGACATGAGGCGCAACGATCGGGGTCCGGGGGGTTCGCGTGGCATCGCTGGAGGAAGCGGGATGATGCGCGATCGAGACGGACGGGGACCCCCACCTCGAGGCGGTATGGCGCCCAAGCCCGGCATGGGGCCCGGCAGAAGCTCCAGCGGCCAAGGAGAGAGCCGCTTCACGCCACAGCGCCGCTGA
- the g3bp2 gene encoding ras GTPase-activating protein-binding protein 2 isoform X2: MVMEKPSPLLVGREFVRQYYTLLNKAPDFLHRFYGRNSSYVHGGLDPSGKLAEAVYGQAEIHKKVMSLQFSECHTKIRHVDAHATLSDGVVVQVLGELSNNGQPMRKFMQTFVLAPEGSVANKFYVHNDIFRYEDEVFGDSEAELDEESEEEVEEEPEERPPSPEPLQESPNSSTYYESHPVSNGVEEPMDEPSPEPEPESEPEPKAEEMKPEVDEKLLEEMEEKAPSPAPVESPQNTQEPPKPFSWALVTSKNLPPTGTVTSSGISPHVVKAPSSQRVEAKSETQAAPLRPRDQRTRDRPTFTQRGPRPDGVASLESQTGKAHLSFVKGGRGESDSGDMDSRRIVRYPDSHQLFVGNLPHDIDENELKEFFKTYGNVVELRINTKGVGGKLPNFGFVVFDDSEPVQKILGAKVEGPIMFRGEVRLNVEEKKTRAVRERETRGGDDRRDMRRNDRGPGGSRGIAGGSGMMRDRDGRGPPPRGGMAPKPGMGPGRSSSGQGESRFTPQRR; this comes from the exons ATGGTGATGGAGAAGCCAAGTCCCCTGCTTGTAGGGCGGGAGTTTGTGAGGCAGTACTATACACTTCTAAACAAGGCACCGGATTTTCTGCACAG GTTCTACGGGAGAAACTCTTCCTATGTTCATGGAGGACTTGATCCAAGTGGAAAGCTGGCAGAAGCAGTGTACGGTCAGGCT gaaatccacaaaaaagtcATGTCCCTGCAGTTCAGTGAATGCCACACAAAGATCCGGCATGTGGACGCTCATGCTACACTGAGTGATGGCGTGGTCGTGCAGGTCCTTGGGGAATTGTCAAATAACGGCCAACCTATGAGGAAATTTATGCAGACATTTGTGCTCGCTCCAGAG gggTCTGTCGCAAACAAGTTCTACGTCCACAACGACATCTTCCGCTATGAGGACGAGGTCTTTGGAGACTCTGAGGCTGAGCTTGATGAAG AATCAGAGGAGGAAGTtgaggaggagccagaggagAGGCCACCGTCTCCTGAGCCACTTCAGGAAAGTCCCAACAGCTCGACCTACTATGAGTCTCACCCTGTCAG TAATGGAGTAGAGGAGCCGATGGATGAGCCTtctccagaaccagaaccagagtcTGAACCCGAGCCAAAGGCAGAGGAGATGAAACCTGAGGTAGATGAGAAGCTGCTGGAGGAAATGGAGGAGAAGGCCCCTTCCCCAGCCCCTGTGGAGTCTCCACAAAACACCCAAGAGCCTCCCAAG CCTTTCTCCTGGGCTTTGGTGACGAGTAAAAACCTGCCTCCTACGGGCACAGTCACTTCCTCTGGAATATCACCCCATGTTGTTAAAGCTCCAAGCTCACAG AGAGTTGAAGCCAAGTCTGAGACCCAAGCGGCACCTCTGCGCCCCAGAGACCAGCGCACGCGGGACAGACCTACCTTCACCCAGCGCGGTCCCAGACCTG ATGGTGTTGCATCTTTGGAGTCACAAACGGGGAAAGCACACTTGAGTTTTGTTAAAG gtggCAGAGGAGAATCGGACTCTGGTGACATGGACAGCCGGCGTATCGTTCGATACCCCGACAGCCACCAGCTTTTTGTGGGCAATCTTCCTCATGACATCGATGAAAACGAGCTCAAAGAGTTCTTCAAGA CTTATGGAAATGTGGTAGAGCTGCGGATCAACACAAAGGGAGTTGGCGGAAAGTTGCCAAACTTTGGATTTGTGGTGTTTGACGACTCGGAACCTGTGCAAAAAATTCTGGGGGCCAAGGTAGAAGGG CCCATCATGTTTCGAGGTGAGGTGCGTCTGAACGTCGAGGAGAAGAAGACGAGGGCGGTGCGTGAGCGGGAGACCCGGGGCGGCGACGACAGACGAGACATGAGGCGCAACGATCGGGGTCCGGGGGGTTCGCGTGGCATCGCTGGAGGAAGCGGGATGATGCGCGATCGAGACGGACGGGGACCCCCACCTCGAGGCGGTATGGCGCCCAAGCCCGGCATGGGGCCCGGCAGAAGCTCCAGCGGCCAAGGAGAGAGCCGCTTCACGCCACAGCGCCGCTGA
- the g3bp2 gene encoding ras GTPase-activating protein-binding protein 2 isoform X6: protein MVMEKPSPLLVGREFVRQYYTLLNKAPDFLHRFYGRNSSYVHGGLDPSGKLAEAVYGQAEIHKKVMSLQFSECHTKIRHVDAHATLSDGVVVQVLGELSNNGQPMRKFMQTFVLAPEGSVANKFYVHNDIFRYEDEVFGDSEAELDEESEEEVEEEPEERPPSPEPLQESPNSSTYYESHPVSNGVEEPMDEPSPEPEPESEPEPKAEEMKPEVDEKLLEEMEEKAPSPAPVESPQNTQEPPKQRVEAKSETQAAPLRPRDQRTRDRPTFTQRGPRPDGVASLESQTGKAHLSFVKGGRGESDSGDMDSRRIVRYPDSHQLFVGNLPHDIDENELKEFFKTYGNVVELRINTKGVGGKLPNFGFVVFDDSEPVQKILGAKVEGPIMFRGEVRLNVEEKKTRAVRERETRGGDDRRDMRRNDRGPGGSRGIAGGSGMMRDRDGRGPPPRGGMAPKPGMGPGRSSSGQGESRFTPQRR from the exons ATGGTGATGGAGAAGCCAAGTCCCCTGCTTGTAGGGCGGGAGTTTGTGAGGCAGTACTATACACTTCTAAACAAGGCACCGGATTTTCTGCACAG GTTCTACGGGAGAAACTCTTCCTATGTTCATGGAGGACTTGATCCAAGTGGAAAGCTGGCAGAAGCAGTGTACGGTCAGGCT gaaatccacaaaaaagtcATGTCCCTGCAGTTCAGTGAATGCCACACAAAGATCCGGCATGTGGACGCTCATGCTACACTGAGTGATGGCGTGGTCGTGCAGGTCCTTGGGGAATTGTCAAATAACGGCCAACCTATGAGGAAATTTATGCAGACATTTGTGCTCGCTCCAGAG gggTCTGTCGCAAACAAGTTCTACGTCCACAACGACATCTTCCGCTATGAGGACGAGGTCTTTGGAGACTCTGAGGCTGAGCTTGATGAAG AATCAGAGGAGGAAGTtgaggaggagccagaggagAGGCCACCGTCTCCTGAGCCACTTCAGGAAAGTCCCAACAGCTCGACCTACTATGAGTCTCACCCTGTCAG TAATGGAGTAGAGGAGCCGATGGATGAGCCTtctccagaaccagaaccagagtcTGAACCCGAGCCAAAGGCAGAGGAGATGAAACCTGAGGTAGATGAGAAGCTGCTGGAGGAAATGGAGGAGAAGGCCCCTTCCCCAGCCCCTGTGGAGTCTCCACAAAACACCCAAGAGCCTCCCAAG CAGAGAGTTGAAGCCAAGTCTGAGACCCAAGCGGCACCTCTGCGCCCCAGAGACCAGCGCACGCGGGACAGACCTACCTTCACCCAGCGCGGTCCCAGACCTG ATGGTGTTGCATCTTTGGAGTCACAAACGGGGAAAGCACACTTGAGTTTTGTTAAAG gtggCAGAGGAGAATCGGACTCTGGTGACATGGACAGCCGGCGTATCGTTCGATACCCCGACAGCCACCAGCTTTTTGTGGGCAATCTTCCTCATGACATCGATGAAAACGAGCTCAAAGAGTTCTTCAAGA CTTATGGAAATGTGGTAGAGCTGCGGATCAACACAAAGGGAGTTGGCGGAAAGTTGCCAAACTTTGGATTTGTGGTGTTTGACGACTCGGAACCTGTGCAAAAAATTCTGGGGGCCAAGGTAGAAGGG CCCATCATGTTTCGAGGTGAGGTGCGTCTGAACGTCGAGGAGAAGAAGACGAGGGCGGTGCGTGAGCGGGAGACCCGGGGCGGCGACGACAGACGAGACATGAGGCGCAACGATCGGGGTCCGGGGGGTTCGCGTGGCATCGCTGGAGGAAGCGGGATGATGCGCGATCGAGACGGACGGGGACCCCCACCTCGAGGCGGTATGGCGCCCAAGCCCGGCATGGGGCCCGGCAGAAGCTCCAGCGGCCAAGGAGAGAGCCGCTTCACGCCACAGCGCCGCTGA
- the g3bp2 gene encoding ras GTPase-activating protein-binding protein 2 isoform X1 encodes MVMEKPSPLLVGREFVRQYYTLLNKAPDFLHRFYGRNSSYVHGGLDPSGKLAEAVYGQAEIHKKVMSLQFSECHTKIRHVDAHATLSDGVVVQVLGELSNNGQPMRKFMQTFVLAPEGSVANKFYVHNDIFRYEDEVFGDSEAELDEESEEEVEEEPEERPPSPEPLQESPNSSTYYESHPVSNGVEEPMDEPSPEPEPESEPEPKAEEMKPEVDEKLLEEMEEKAPSPAPVESPQNTQEPPKPFSWALVTSKNLPPTGTVTSSGISPHVVKAPSSQQRVEAKSETQAAPLRPRDQRTRDRPTFTQRGPRPDGVASLESQTGKAHLSFVKGGRGESDSGDMDSRRIVRYPDSHQLFVGNLPHDIDENELKEFFKTYGNVVELRINTKGVGGKLPNFGFVVFDDSEPVQKILGAKVEGPIMFRGEVRLNVEEKKTRAVRERETRGGDDRRDMRRNDRGPGGSRGIAGGSGMMRDRDGRGPPPRGGMAPKPGMGPGRSSSGQGESRFTPQRR; translated from the exons ATGGTGATGGAGAAGCCAAGTCCCCTGCTTGTAGGGCGGGAGTTTGTGAGGCAGTACTATACACTTCTAAACAAGGCACCGGATTTTCTGCACAG GTTCTACGGGAGAAACTCTTCCTATGTTCATGGAGGACTTGATCCAAGTGGAAAGCTGGCAGAAGCAGTGTACGGTCAGGCT gaaatccacaaaaaagtcATGTCCCTGCAGTTCAGTGAATGCCACACAAAGATCCGGCATGTGGACGCTCATGCTACACTGAGTGATGGCGTGGTCGTGCAGGTCCTTGGGGAATTGTCAAATAACGGCCAACCTATGAGGAAATTTATGCAGACATTTGTGCTCGCTCCAGAG gggTCTGTCGCAAACAAGTTCTACGTCCACAACGACATCTTCCGCTATGAGGACGAGGTCTTTGGAGACTCTGAGGCTGAGCTTGATGAAG AATCAGAGGAGGAAGTtgaggaggagccagaggagAGGCCACCGTCTCCTGAGCCACTTCAGGAAAGTCCCAACAGCTCGACCTACTATGAGTCTCACCCTGTCAG TAATGGAGTAGAGGAGCCGATGGATGAGCCTtctccagaaccagaaccagagtcTGAACCCGAGCCAAAGGCAGAGGAGATGAAACCTGAGGTAGATGAGAAGCTGCTGGAGGAAATGGAGGAGAAGGCCCCTTCCCCAGCCCCTGTGGAGTCTCCACAAAACACCCAAGAGCCTCCCAAG CCTTTCTCCTGGGCTTTGGTGACGAGTAAAAACCTGCCTCCTACGGGCACAGTCACTTCCTCTGGAATATCACCCCATGTTGTTAAAGCTCCAAGCTCACAG CAGAGAGTTGAAGCCAAGTCTGAGACCCAAGCGGCACCTCTGCGCCCCAGAGACCAGCGCACGCGGGACAGACCTACCTTCACCCAGCGCGGTCCCAGACCTG ATGGTGTTGCATCTTTGGAGTCACAAACGGGGAAAGCACACTTGAGTTTTGTTAAAG gtggCAGAGGAGAATCGGACTCTGGTGACATGGACAGCCGGCGTATCGTTCGATACCCCGACAGCCACCAGCTTTTTGTGGGCAATCTTCCTCATGACATCGATGAAAACGAGCTCAAAGAGTTCTTCAAGA CTTATGGAAATGTGGTAGAGCTGCGGATCAACACAAAGGGAGTTGGCGGAAAGTTGCCAAACTTTGGATTTGTGGTGTTTGACGACTCGGAACCTGTGCAAAAAATTCTGGGGGCCAAGGTAGAAGGG CCCATCATGTTTCGAGGTGAGGTGCGTCTGAACGTCGAGGAGAAGAAGACGAGGGCGGTGCGTGAGCGGGAGACCCGGGGCGGCGACGACAGACGAGACATGAGGCGCAACGATCGGGGTCCGGGGGGTTCGCGTGGCATCGCTGGAGGAAGCGGGATGATGCGCGATCGAGACGGACGGGGACCCCCACCTCGAGGCGGTATGGCGCCCAAGCCCGGCATGGGGCCCGGCAGAAGCTCCAGCGGCCAAGGAGAGAGCCGCTTCACGCCACAGCGCCGCTGA
- the g3bp2 gene encoding ras GTPase-activating protein-binding protein 2 isoform X4 — MVMEKPSPLLVGREFVRQYYTLLNKAPDFLHRFYGRNSSYVHGGLDPSGKLAEAVYGQAEIHKKVMSLQFSECHTKIRHVDAHATLSDGVVVQVLGELSNNGQPMRKFMQTFVLAPEGSVANKFYVHNDIFRYEDEVFGDSEAELDEESEEEVEEEPEERPPSPEPLQESPNSSTYYESHPVSNGVEEPMDEPSPEPEPESEPEPKAEEMKPEVDEKLLEEMEEKAPSPAPVESPQNTQEPPKPFSWALVTSKNLPPTGTVTSSGISPHVVKAPSSQQRVEAKSETQAAPLRPRDQRTRDRPTFTQRGPRPGGRGESDSGDMDSRRIVRYPDSHQLFVGNLPHDIDENELKEFFKTYGNVVELRINTKGVGGKLPNFGFVVFDDSEPVQKILGAKVEGPIMFRGEVRLNVEEKKTRAVRERETRGGDDRRDMRRNDRGPGGSRGIAGGSGMMRDRDGRGPPPRGGMAPKPGMGPGRSSSGQGESRFTPQRR; from the exons ATGGTGATGGAGAAGCCAAGTCCCCTGCTTGTAGGGCGGGAGTTTGTGAGGCAGTACTATACACTTCTAAACAAGGCACCGGATTTTCTGCACAG GTTCTACGGGAGAAACTCTTCCTATGTTCATGGAGGACTTGATCCAAGTGGAAAGCTGGCAGAAGCAGTGTACGGTCAGGCT gaaatccacaaaaaagtcATGTCCCTGCAGTTCAGTGAATGCCACACAAAGATCCGGCATGTGGACGCTCATGCTACACTGAGTGATGGCGTGGTCGTGCAGGTCCTTGGGGAATTGTCAAATAACGGCCAACCTATGAGGAAATTTATGCAGACATTTGTGCTCGCTCCAGAG gggTCTGTCGCAAACAAGTTCTACGTCCACAACGACATCTTCCGCTATGAGGACGAGGTCTTTGGAGACTCTGAGGCTGAGCTTGATGAAG AATCAGAGGAGGAAGTtgaggaggagccagaggagAGGCCACCGTCTCCTGAGCCACTTCAGGAAAGTCCCAACAGCTCGACCTACTATGAGTCTCACCCTGTCAG TAATGGAGTAGAGGAGCCGATGGATGAGCCTtctccagaaccagaaccagagtcTGAACCCGAGCCAAAGGCAGAGGAGATGAAACCTGAGGTAGATGAGAAGCTGCTGGAGGAAATGGAGGAGAAGGCCCCTTCCCCAGCCCCTGTGGAGTCTCCACAAAACACCCAAGAGCCTCCCAAG CCTTTCTCCTGGGCTTTGGTGACGAGTAAAAACCTGCCTCCTACGGGCACAGTCACTTCCTCTGGAATATCACCCCATGTTGTTAAAGCTCCAAGCTCACAG CAGAGAGTTGAAGCCAAGTCTGAGACCCAAGCGGCACCTCTGCGCCCCAGAGACCAGCGCACGCGGGACAGACCTACCTTCACCCAGCGCGGTCCCAGACCTG gtggCAGAGGAGAATCGGACTCTGGTGACATGGACAGCCGGCGTATCGTTCGATACCCCGACAGCCACCAGCTTTTTGTGGGCAATCTTCCTCATGACATCGATGAAAACGAGCTCAAAGAGTTCTTCAAGA CTTATGGAAATGTGGTAGAGCTGCGGATCAACACAAAGGGAGTTGGCGGAAAGTTGCCAAACTTTGGATTTGTGGTGTTTGACGACTCGGAACCTGTGCAAAAAATTCTGGGGGCCAAGGTAGAAGGG CCCATCATGTTTCGAGGTGAGGTGCGTCTGAACGTCGAGGAGAAGAAGACGAGGGCGGTGCGTGAGCGGGAGACCCGGGGCGGCGACGACAGACGAGACATGAGGCGCAACGATCGGGGTCCGGGGGGTTCGCGTGGCATCGCTGGAGGAAGCGGGATGATGCGCGATCGAGACGGACGGGGACCCCCACCTCGAGGCGGTATGGCGCCCAAGCCCGGCATGGGGCCCGGCAGAAGCTCCAGCGGCCAAGGAGAGAGCCGCTTCACGCCACAGCGCCGCTGA